In Thermosinus carboxydivorans Nor1, the sequence ATCCGTTCTCCCCGCCTCCGCGTCCTCCGCGGTTAAAAGCAAAATCCAGCGCCGCCGGGACGGCGGCGGCTTTGTTTTCGGCGGCGATGGCGAGACGCACAGAGCCGCCTTGTCGGCAAACAGCCGGTGGCGGGTGGTGTAGCCGACCTTCTCGAGCACGACCTGGGCGCCTAAAGATTAACGTTTCTTGCTTTTATCCGCATTAAGTTGTTGTTTAACCGCCGTTAGTCGTTTGGCTGCCGTTTTAAAGACAATGCCATCCTCGCGTTTTCCGATACTAAGAACATATACAATACGTAGAACCTGTACAGTATTGTCAGCAATAAAAAAAATTATACGTATACCGGCATCCCGGAGCTTGAATTCTTTGCATCCGGCAAGTTTACTAGCGTATTTGTTACCAAGTGGTTTACCTATTTCATCAGCCCGTTGCTCAAGTTTAGCCAGCGCCCTGTCAACAATAGCAACGACCGAATTATCTAACTGTTCATATTCTCTGGCAGCATCTTTATGCAAGCGAACCTCAAACCTTGGTTGGCTCATAGCTGTGTCCGTTTGATCGTACGCCAAGAAATGCTATTGGCGTCCGGATCACGTTCAATATCAGCCATTCTTTCGCCAAGCAGTCGTGCTTCTTCTTGTGCTTCAAGTTCGGCAAGACGCTTGTACATTTTTTCATATTGATCATAGCTCATAACAACTGTGTCAAGTTTATTTTTATCAACGATAACCATCGGGAAAAGTTTTGCTTTTTGACGCAGCTGGCCAAATCTTTTAGCCGCCTCGGTTGATGAAACAATTTGGTCCAGGCAGAAAGCAGGTTTTTCCGTCACAGATACCATAATACCGCCTCCTTCCGTAATATTTTACGGATCTTTTTACTATATATTTTACTATATATTTTAATAACTTTCGCACAGAAAGCAATGATCAAATTTGATTTCCTCCGCGTGTTCCACTGTTGAAAACATCGTTTCTCCTTGCCCCTCGTCACTATCAGCGTTAAAACCAGCGAATCCGATGGCGAGGTAATTATCGGTTAAACTCAACTTTCAAATCCACCGGGACGGCGGCGGCTTTGTTTTCGGCGGCGATGGCGTCGTAAAGTTCGCCGCGCCACACTTTCACGTCGCGCGGGGCGTCGATGGCGAGGCGCACGCTGTCGCCCTTGACGTCAACGACGGTGACGGTGATGTTATCGCCGATAACGATGCGCTCGCCGCACTTTCTAGTTAGGGCCAGCATGGCTATTTACCCCCTTGGGCGGCCGCCTTGTCGGCAAACAGCCGGTGGCGGGTGGTATAGCCGACCTTCTCGAGGACCACCTGGGCACCCAGCCGGTCGCGGCGGTTGATGACCACCGGCGCGAGCAGATTGGCCGTGGCGTCGTTTAAGGTAGTACGCACGGTGACAATGCTGAGCACCAGCGGCGGGTTGTCAGCCGCCAGCTTGAGCGCCGCGGCCGCATTATCATCGAGCTCAAACTGATAGTCGGGGAAAAACGCGAACGGCTCGACCACCAGAAAAGTCAAATCCGGGTCGGCCGCCGACTGCAGAAAAGCAAACGGACTGTCCGGCTGATGCGGCAGCAGGGCGAAAACCTTTTCGCCGGGAAAGCCGGGCAGCCCCTGGGGAAAGGCAATGATCTGTTCGTCCGGGACGTTTAGTTCGCCGAAGCGGGTACTTTTAATCAGCACGCGCACGCGCTCCTTTCATTGTTTTGGTTAACAGTAGAGAACCATGAAAGCATTGAAGTTTAACCACGGAGGACACAGAGGCGCGATATTCATCGCGCTAAAGTTTAAAAAATATCCCCTCCGCGTCCTCCGCGGTTCCATACCTCATACCTCATACTTTATCAACATACCTAGCCTTAACAGCTGTAATAATATATTCAATGTCCGCTAAATTCTTATGGACAATAGTGTATAAAATCGCCGGGTCGAGCCGGGCATAGTCATGCACCAATACATTGCGGAACTGGGCCATTTTTTGCAGGGTGGGCAGCTTTTCCGGCGTCACTACTCCGTTTTCCGCCAGCACGGCAAAAATGTCTTTGTTGTCGGCCGGTTCCCGCCAGTGCTCGCTACTAATAATATGGCTGCCAATATCGAGCGCGCACTCGACCGCCAGCTGCAGCGTCCGCTCGACCGACCGCCTAAGCCATTTGTCACTTTTCAGTTTATCCAGTGTATTATCCGGATTGTCCCGTATTTCCGTTAAATCACGGTAATATTCCTCAAGCAGCAGTAACTTAGCCGTAATTACGTTTGCATCAACCACAGCTTTATCACTCTCCTAGTACCTGGCCAAGATGGCCTTGGCTCGGGCATCTAACCGCGGTTTAAGGTCAAAATACTCGCGCCGTGATTTTACTTCAAATGCCACGCGGTAGGCGTCGTCCTTGTTGACAACCAGGATGTTGTTTTGGCGCACGGCGTATTTAAGGAGCGGCGGCGCGCTATTTAGATCCACAACGTCAAATTCCAGGTGCGTTAACCGGCTTAAGTCGACGGCAAACGTCAATTTGGCGTCAAACCGTTCCAGCTCCGGCAAGCCGGGCACAAACAGCACGGCGATGTCGACGTCGCTACCCACCCGCGCCCGGCCGCTGGCACGCGAGCCAAACAAATAGACGGTCGTCACTTGCGGCACCGCGGCAAAATACCGGGCGATCGTTTCAACCAGCTCGCCGGTTGTGGCGGTTATATCTTTTTCCATACCCACCCTCCCATCAAATTCGCCGTTTCCTACCAAGACATAAGTGTGACTACAAAACCATGAAAGCATTGAAGTCTAACCACGGAGATATCATGCCAATAAATTGGCACCACAAAAGCATAAAAACCGTTATTAAACCGCAGAGAGCACGGAGAGTGCGATATACATCGCACTTGGGGCTTTATTTTATCTGCGCGTCCTCCGTGGTTCCAATCCTCATACCTCATACCTCATACCCATTATACCACATTGCAAACCCTGGCAAAAACGGCATTCGGGAAACCAGCCCAAATGCCGCTAGACATACACATCATATTTATTTTCCGTGACCCACATCTTAATGCTCGGGTAGCGAGCGATGCGGACGTCAACCTTGCCCGGGGTGTACTCGCCTTCCACCTTGCCGGGCACAAACTCAGCGTTCACCCGGCCGCGCTGTACGTCGATCTCGGCCGGGCGGGCGGTATAGCGGATAATTGGCGGGTCGACCCAAGCCCAGGTGATGTCGGGCGGCGGGGGGTAATTACTCTCGATGGCCATGTTGACGATGGCGTCTTCGCCGCTCTCGATGGCCGCCATCCGGTCACCTTCTTCCGCGATGCGGCCGACCGTTTCCAAGGCGGTACGGCGCCCCTGTTCGGCATTGACGCGCGCAAACTCGCTCGGGCCATAGATCCCCCGCGAGGCGCGGCACGGCGACTGGTCGATATACAGCTCGCCCTTAGGCTGGCGAATTTCGACCCGGGCCGGCTCGGTCGCCAACTCCAAGCTGGCCGGCGTGGTCTTAAGATTAAGCGCGGCCGCATAGCTGGCAAACTCCAGCCGCGCCGTTTGAGTGCGAATATTTAAGTAAAGCAAAGCCTACCACCACCAAGGCATAATATATGCCTCCATTAGCGTTTAACCATAGAGATAATCATGCCAATAAATTGGCATCACAAAGCATGAAAACTATTTTTCAACCACGGAGGACACAGAGGCGCGATATACATCGCGCTAAAGTTAAAAAATATCCCCTCCGCGTCCTCCGCGGTTAACATAATATAACCATAATCGTTATAATAGCACTTTCCCTACTTCAAAAAATCCACCAGCGACGCGGGCATGATGCGGGCGCCGACGGCTAACGCCGAGCGGTAGACGTTCTCGCTGGTCTTAAAGTCAATAATCGCCTTGGGCATATCGAGGTCCTCGTTGGCCGAGATGTCGCCGGTAATAGTTGTGTTATCCTGCTCCAGCATATTCTGGGCCATTTCGTACATCGACATGCGGGTACCGATTTTCGTCTGGGCATTGAGGATACGAGTGTGGATCTCGTCAATCCAGGCCATACCCTGGTTCGACAGCCACTGAACGTCCGGGTTAGGCTTTTCCAGTTCAGCCTTAATCTTTAAGAGCTGGTCGAAAGCCTTGGCGATATAAATCGTCTGGCCATTTTCCTTTACCGACGTAAGGCCGAACACGTCCGCGCCTGTCACATTGACCGAATCCTGCTGCGGATTGATAGCGCCGGGATAAATGCGCATCGAAATCGCGTTAATATCGCCGCTGTACACCACCGCTTCAAACTCGTCGCCAGTCACGCTCGGGTCAGGGTCGACCATCCGCCGCTCAAACGGCGTGGTCTTGTCTTTTTGCCCGGCGAAAATATAGCGGTCGCCGATCTTAGTGTTGGCGACTTGCACGGCATGGTCGATCAGGCCGTTTATTTCCTGGGCAATAGCGGCAAACGCCTCGGTCGGATTGGGCCCCACCGCCTCGATTGTCAGTTCCTTGGCCCGGATGACGATCGAGCTTAAGTCGGACAAAGCGCCGTCGGTCGTCTCCAACCAGGACAAGGCGTCTTTGACATTCTGCGTGAACTGTTCGTTCATGGCCAGATTGGTATTAAACCGCAGGCTGCGGATGGTCTTGATAGGGTCGTCGGACGGCCGGTGGATAGCCTTGCCGTCAGCCAGCTGTTCCTGGATCTCGTTCTGCCGCTCCAAGGCCTTGTTAAGGCTATTGAGAAAATTATAGCTAATAATGTTATTAGTTATCCGCATAGGCTGTCACCTCCTACCGGCCGACTACACCGGTGCCGTTGATCAATTTATCCAACATCTCGTCAATGGCGGTAACTACCCGGGCGGCCGCGTTGTAGCCTTGCTGGTAGCGAATCATATTGGTCATTTCCTCGTCCATGTTGACCCCGGCCACCGACTCGCGCCAGTTGCGGATCTGGCTTACCAGCGTCTTCTGATTTTCCGCCAGCCGCTTCGCGTCCTGGGACTGAACGCCCAGTTTGCCGATGAACGCGTTGTAGTAGCTATCCAGCGTGGCGTTGTCCAGGGTCGGACTTGTTACGGTCTTGAGTAGGTTGCTCAAGGCAACGGCATGGTCGCCGCTGGCCACTCCCATGGCAACGTCCGAGCGGGCGGCGATCAGGGCGGTATCGACGATAGTCGAAGAAGTAAAGGCCTGCAAATACTCGGCCTTGGTCGCAGGGCTCGCGCCGCCGGTGACGAAAAAGTCATTGCCGGTAGCAGTGTCGGCTAGCCCATAGCCGTCCCGGTGCAGACTGTTAAAATCCGTCAGAAAGAACTGGCTCATGGTCGCCAGCTTGTCAAGGTAGCCTTTCACGCCGGTTGCATCGCGCATCGCCAGGAGGCCCTTGATCTCTCCCTTATTGCCTTCAGGGAAAACAACGGCCGTGCCGCCCTGCATAAAGCGGCTGCCGGATGGCACCGTCCCGCCGTAAACGACATTATAGACCTCATAGCCATAGTCGCTATCTTTTTGGGAAACAACGCCGAGCTCATTGCGGGTATTGCCGTCCACCAAGAGCACATTGCCAGTGCGTACGATATAGTTGCCGTACTTGTCCTCGGTCACCGTCACGCCCACCAGCGTCGACAGCTGGTCGACCAAAAGGTCGCGCCGGTCGCGCAGGTCATTGGCATGGTCACGGCCGCCGGTTTCAATCAGGGCGATCTGCTTGTTGAGCGATAAAATTTCCGACGTAATCTGGTTGACCTTGTTGACCTTAATCTCAACAACCGAGTTGATATCGGCCACCATGTCCTTAAGCTGTTGGGCAGCATGGCCAATGGCGTTCACCAGCTCCACCCCGCGCTGCTGCAAGGCGGCGCGGGCGCCATCGTCTGAGGCGTTGGTGGACAGCGTCTGCCAGGCCTGCCAAAAATTATTCAGCACCGTCTGCAGGCCGTATTCCGACGGTTCGCGAAAAACGCCCTCGATTTTGCTTAGAATTTCCGTCGCCGTTTCCCCATAGCCAAGCGACGAGTTTTCTTGCCAGAACTGGCGGTCGATAAAGCTGTCCCTGGCCCGGGTGACGGCCTCGACGGCCGCGCCGGTGCCCAGCTGCATAGGGCCGTACTCGCCGTACAGCGTCTCCGGCCGCGTGGAAACAATCGACGCCAGCTGGCGGGAATAGCCCTCGGTATTGGCGTTGCTGATATTGTGGCCAACCGTATCAAGAGCGATTTGGTTGGCGTAAATGCCGCGGGTTAACGCGTTTAAGCCGCTGAAAGTAGAACGCATGTGTCGTCGACTCTCCCATTATACTTTAGTGTCCAAAAGCGTCCTACGCGCCGCCGGCTGCCCAGCGCCCTGGGGCGGTCCGTAAGTGGGCCCGGCCGAGGCCTGCGTCAGGACGTTGATGTTATATTGGATAATTTTTAGAGCCTGCTCAATAAGCTGCGTATTGAGCTCATTGAGCGGCGCCAGTTTCTCCAGAGCAGCGCGCAGTTCGCCGCCGAGCGCGGCAATCCGGTCGGCGGCCTGGCCGTCGGCCAGTTCGCCGACCTTGGCCAGCGTGATGTCCTGTGGTGACAGGCCATGAGCGGCGGCAATGCGGCCAATCAGCTTCTCGCGCTGCGCGTCCAGTTTGCCGGCCTGAATTATGAGCAACTCTTCCTGCCGGGTGATGGCCTCCAACGCCGGCGCATTACCGGCCACCAGCACGGCGCGCTTCTCTTCCGCCAAGCGCACCAGGGCCTGGTACAGCGCCACCATCTCACCCAATACGGCAATAAGCTCGTCCCACATCGTCCCATTCCCCTTTAGCGCAAGCGGTCAGCTACAATCCGGCCGAGCATCTTGTCCGCAATCTCCTTCGCGTCCACATGATAATTGCCGGTAGCGATGCGGTCGGCCAGTTCCTTAACCTTATCCTCGCGCACCTCGGGCATATTCTTGAGCGCCTGCAAGATTTGGCTGAACTCCTGGGCCTGGGCCGACAAAACCACTTCGTCCGTCCGCTGGACAGGGCCGGCGCTCGGCGGTTTGGCATTCTTGCCCACTTTGGTCTGCTCGCCGTAAACCTTGAGAATATTTTGCACTTGCGTATTGGAGATTATCATTTATTTCACCCCGCTCGGTTTGAGCATTACCTTTATTTAACCGCAGAGGACGCGGAGAAAAAATTTTATTTAAAAACCTTAGCGCGATGAATATCCGCCTCTGTGTCCTCCGTGGTTAAACATGGTTTTCGTGGTTTGTGATGCCAATGTATTGACACGCACATCTTGGTTCCTATTAGTCCTATAATTAGTATCGATAAAAACGGCGAGGACATTAATCCCCGCCATTCAACGATTATTGCGCTTTTTCTGTGTTTAGCAGTTTCTGACGGCTTTTTTCGCCTGATTGCTACTACTCGCGTTTGAAGATATCCTTGGTATACATGCGCGACCGGTCCTGACCCGCTGCGGGCTCTTCCTTCTTTTCCGGCGGCAATTGTTCCAGAATATTTCGGCTGCACTTGGCACACACCCGCCCCCTGGTGATGGGCTCGCCGCACACCTCGCACGGGTATGACACCTCGGCCCCGATAATAATCCGCCCGGCTTTGATCATTCGCATGATAATTTTATGTTTCACGCCAGTCGCCTGATGGATCTCCTCCAGCGACGCCCGCTTGACTTCGCGCAAATAATCGGCCACTTTTAGCTCGTCTTCTTCTTGCTTCCGGTAACACTCCGGACAAATCCCCGCCGGATTATCGACAAACAACTTGCCGCAATCGGGACAATGCTTCAGCGCCATCTCCACCCCACCCGATTTATATAAATTTATATAACCACAAAGTACGCAAAGAACACAAAGGGTTACGGGCGCGACATCCGTCGCGCCAAACTAAAGTCTTCGCGTTACTTCGCGTTCTTTGCGTCCTACCATGAAAGCCAGTAATTACAAAATAGGGAATATAAGGAACCGCAGAGGACGCGGAGGAATTTAAATTATATTATATTCTTCGCGTGATGGATATCACGCGCTCTGTGTCCTCCGTGGTTAAACTTCAATGTTTTCATATTTTGTGGTGCCAATTTATTGGCATGAATATCTTCGCGGTTTATAGTTTTATATACTTTATTATACCCCAAAAGACGCCCGTCCGGCCACTAGGACGTTCGACTTATTTCCCGGGAAACGGCCAATTTTTTTTGTTGTCCTTGCAGGATTATGCCGAACCATAGGTGAATAAACTATTGCTTAACTCTAAGACGAAAGGCAGTCTACTTTGTATATGCTTACATTGATGCAAGCTCCTGACGTCTATACAAGCGATGGGGAAACAGTCCATAGCGTGATCGCCAATCTGCTCCATCTTATCGAACTGAAGAACGCCAAACTGTTTCTCCACAGTCACCAAGTGGCCAATTACGCTGTCAGCGTGGCCGCGAAAATGCGCCTGCCCCGCGAGGAAATTGAGCGTATCCGCCTGGCGGCCCTGCTGCACGATATTGGGCACCTTACCGTGCCTAACGCCATTTTGGCGAAAATGCCGTATGTGACGACGCGGGAAATGAGTGTATATAAAAATCACTGCAACGCCGGCAGCTATATGCTGGAAAACATTGCTGCCTGTCAGGAGCTGATCCCCTATATCCGCTATCACCATGAGCGGTGGGACGGCAAAGGCTACCCGAAGCGGCTCAAAGGCGTAAACATCCCGCTCGGGGCGCGCATCATCGCCGTCGTCAACCACTATGACCGCTATATCAATCCGTGCACGCAGAACTGGGTAAAAACCAAGGACGAAGCGGTCCGGGAGCTCTTAAGCCATTCTGGCATGGCCTTCGACCCCGAGGTGGTCAAAGCCTTTATCGACGCGTTGGGATAACATTTATTAACCACAGCGGACGCGGAGGAATTTGATTTATATATATTCTACGCGTGATGGATATCACGCGCTCTGTGTCCTCCGTGGTTAGACTTCAATGTTTTCATTGTTTGTGGTGCCAATTTATTGGCATGATTATCTTTGTGGTTACAACCGGTTAAAATAATCAAACGGCGCCGCTGGCGACGGCCAGGCCGGCCACACGCTTGGCGCCGGCGGCTTTCAGCACCCGAGCGCACTCCTCCATCGTCACGCCGGTGGTAAAAATATCGTCAACCAATAACAGAGTTTTTCCCGCTACCAATTCCGGGCGCGTAACATAAAACGCGCCTTTTATATTTTGCCGCCGCTCGGACACAGTTAGCCGCCACTGGGGCGCCGTGGGACGGCAGCGCACCAGCACGTCGAGCCACACCAGGCCTTGATTGGCCGCCCACTCGCGGAAAATCAGCTCGGTCTGGTTAAACCCCCGCTCTTTCTGCCGCGCCGCATCAAGCGGCACCGGCACTACCGCCTGACTGCCCCGGCTGTACTCGCCCGCGCCGCTTCTCGCCACCAACCAGGCGAGGTGCCGGGCGTAGCGTTCGGCCCGCTGAAACTTGAGGCGGCGGATAATTTTCTGCACCCCCGCCGCATAGTCGCAGGCGGCATAACACGCGTCGAGATATTTTAAGCGGTGCTCGGCCACATTGATCAGCCGCGCCCCGGCCACCGCCGCCAGGCAGGGCTGACACCACGCGCCATGCTCGGTTACTCCGGCGCGGCAGGCCGGGCACTTGGGCGGGTAGATAAGATCAAGCAGCGCCCGCCGCCAAGCGTTCAGCATAGGCTTTCCCCCCGCAGCCGCTCGGCCAGCAGCGAATAGCGCCGCCGGGTGCGGTCATTGGCCAGGGCCGTGTTGAGGGCTGCTTTCGAGCCCAGGAGAATCACCCGCTCCTTAGCTCGCGTGACGGCCGTATACAGGAGGTTGCGTTGAAGCATGATGCGGTGACCGGGCACTAAAGGCAGAATCACGACCGGGTACTCGCTGCCCTGGCTTTTGTGCACGCTCATGGCGTAGGCCAGCTGCAGTT encodes:
- a CDS encoding type II toxin-antitoxin system RelE family toxin encodes the protein MHKDAAREYEQLDNSVVAIVDRALAKLEQRADEIGKPLGNKYASKLAGCKEFKLRDAGIRIIFFIADNTVQVLRIVYVLSIGKREDGIVFKTAAKRLTAVKQQLNADKSKKR
- a CDS encoding type II toxin-antitoxin system Phd/YefM family antitoxin is translated as MVSVTEKPAFCLDQIVSSTEAAKRFGQLRQKAKLFPMVIVDKNKLDTVVMSYDQYEKMYKRLAELEAQEEARLLGERMADIERDPDANSISWRTIKRTQL
- the csrA gene encoding carbon storage regulator CsrA; its protein translation is MLALTRKCGERIVIGDNITVTVVDVKGDSVRLAIDAPRDVKVWRGELYDAIAAENKAAAVPVDLKVEFNR
- the fliW gene encoding flagellar assembly protein FliW; its protein translation is MLIKSTRFGELNVPDEQIIAFPQGLPGFPGEKVFALLPHQPDSPFAFLQSAADPDLTFLVVEPFAFFPDYQFELDDNAAAALKLAADNPPLVLSIVTVRTTLNDATANLLAPVVINRRDRLGAQVVLEKVGYTTRHRLFADKAAAQGGK
- the hepT gene encoding type VII toxin-antitoxin system HepT family RNase toxin, which encodes MVDANVITAKLLLLEEYYRDLTEIRDNPDNTLDKLKSDKWLRRSVERTLQLAVECALDIGSHIISSEHWREPADNKDIFAVLAENGVVTPEKLPTLQKMAQFRNVLVHDYARLDPAILYTIVHKNLADIEYIITAVKARYVDKV
- the mntA gene encoding type VII toxin-antitoxin system MntA family adenylyltransferase antitoxin, giving the protein MEKDITATTGELVETIARYFAAVPQVTTVYLFGSRASGRARVGSDVDIAVLFVPGLPELERFDAKLTFAVDLSRLTHLEFDVVDLNSAPPLLKYAVRQNNILVVNKDDAYRVAFEVKSRREYFDLKPRLDARAKAILARY
- a CDS encoding DUF6470 family protein, whose translation is MLYLNIRTQTARLEFASYAAALNLKTTPASLELATEPARVEIRQPKGELYIDQSPCRASRGIYGPSEFARVNAEQGRRTALETVGRIAEEGDRMAAIESGEDAIVNMAIESNYPPPPDITWAWVDPPIIRYTARPAEIDVQRGRVNAEFVPGKVEGEYTPGKVDVRIARYPSIKMWVTENKYDVYV
- the flgL gene encoding flagellar hook-associated protein FlgL; its protein translation is MRITNNIISYNFLNSLNKALERQNEIQEQLADGKAIHRPSDDPIKTIRSLRFNTNLAMNEQFTQNVKDALSWLETTDGALSDLSSIVIRAKELTIEAVGPNPTEAFAAIAQEINGLIDHAVQVANTKIGDRYIFAGQKDKTTPFERRMVDPDPSVTGDEFEAVVYSGDINAISMRIYPGAINPQQDSVNVTGADVFGLTSVKENGQTIYIAKAFDQLLKIKAELEKPNPDVQWLSNQGMAWIDEIHTRILNAQTKIGTRMSMYEMAQNMLEQDNTTITGDISANEDLDMPKAIIDFKTSENVYRSALAVGARIMPASLVDFLK
- the flgK gene encoding flagellar hook-associated protein FlgK → MRSTFSGLNALTRGIYANQIALDTVGHNISNANTEGYSRQLASIVSTRPETLYGEYGPMQLGTGAAVEAVTRARDSFIDRQFWQENSSLGYGETATEILSKIEGVFREPSEYGLQTVLNNFWQAWQTLSTNASDDGARAALQQRGVELVNAIGHAAQQLKDMVADINSVVEIKVNKVNQITSEILSLNKQIALIETGGRDHANDLRDRRDLLVDQLSTLVGVTVTEDKYGNYIVRTGNVLLVDGNTRNELGVVSQKDSDYGYEVYNVVYGGTVPSGSRFMQGGTAVVFPEGNKGEIKGLLAMRDATGVKGYLDKLATMSQFFLTDFNSLHRDGYGLADTATGNDFFVTGGASPATKAEYLQAFTSSTIVDTALIAARSDVAMGVASGDHAVALSNLLKTVTSPTLDNATLDSYYNAFIGKLGVQSQDAKRLAENQKTLVSQIRNWRESVAGVNMDEEMTNMIRYQQGYNAAARVVTAIDEMLDKLINGTGVVGR
- a CDS encoding flagellar protein FlgN, whose protein sequence is MWDELIAVLGEMVALYQALVRLAEEKRAVLVAGNAPALEAITRQEELLIIQAGKLDAQREKLIGRIAAAHGLSPQDITLAKVGELADGQAADRIAALGGELRAALEKLAPLNELNTQLIEQALKIIQYNINVLTQASAGPTYGPPQGAGQPAARRTLLDTKV
- the flgM gene encoding flagellar biosynthesis anti-sigma factor FlgM; this encodes MIISNTQVQNILKVYGEQTKVGKNAKPPSAGPVQRTDEVVLSAQAQEFSQILQALKNMPEVREDKVKELADRIATGNYHVDAKEIADKMLGRIVADRLR
- a CDS encoding HD-GYP domain-containing protein, producing the protein MLTLMQAPDVYTSDGETVHSVIANLLHLIELKNAKLFLHSHQVANYAVSVAAKMRLPREEIERIRLAALLHDIGHLTVPNAILAKMPYVTTREMSVYKNHCNAGSYMLENIAACQELIPYIRYHHERWDGKGYPKRLKGVNIPLGARIIAVVNHYDRYINPCTQNWVKTKDEAVRELLSHSGMAFDPEVVKAFIDALG
- a CDS encoding ComF family protein; translation: MLNAWRRALLDLIYPPKCPACRAGVTEHGAWCQPCLAAVAGARLINVAEHRLKYLDACYAACDYAAGVQKIIRRLKFQRAERYARHLAWLVARSGAGEYSRGSQAVVPVPLDAARQKERGFNQTELIFREWAANQGLVWLDVLVRCRPTAPQWRLTVSERRQNIKGAFYVTRPELVAGKTLLLVDDIFTTGVTMEECARVLKAAGAKRVAGLAVASGAV